In Mugil cephalus isolate CIBA_MC_2020 chromosome 20, CIBA_Mcephalus_1.1, whole genome shotgun sequence, the following are encoded in one genomic region:
- the prf1.3 gene encoding perforin-1.3: MLSYLLLLLLLLPPCLGCQTSSFTECEKAPFVPGHNLAGEGFNVVTMKTSGASVVNVKDYMVGGVQGNCTLCYNRLLNQTQKLPVSVLDWRIKVHCRRSLSSQVFQSSQSVMKETSSSLGVSWKVGLNVAGVAGVAIGGSHSTSSNFAESRSKKDKFSYTTHEFKCDYYTFRLHSRPELSKEFDVSLKNLPSTYHHKNTSAFQQFISVYGTHFIRRVHLGGRVHSITAIRTCEAAMSKLSVHAVSNCLSAEATATIKGISVSAASKFCRDKSKSLKTGATFSQAFSDRRTEILGGDGGMGDILFDSKGAAGYKKWLASLKRVPGVVSYQISPLHMLVRDNPILRSSLRDAISDYIRKSAKPLSCPARCSAGKRKQNCACQCQGHRMVDSNCCPGELGIGRMNVTVVRAVGLWGDYFTKTDGYVRVFYGNNKDVTPVIWNNDFPTWNYQIRFETVNLRHRTPIKFEVWDRDSGWDDDRLGTVTLIPTVGRNVNNKFKLNHGWLYVRHTAVCAPSLQGSLCEQYYATPTYEETMGYVKDKEDHWGSGSV, from the exons ATGCTCTCctacctccttctcctcctgctcctccttcctccctgcCTCGGCTGTCAGACCAGCTCCTTCACCGAGTGTGAGAAGGCTCCCTTCGTACCGGGTCACAATCTGGCCGGTGAGGGTTTCAATGTGGTCACGATGAAGACCAGCGGGGCCAGCGTGGTCAATGTCAAGGACTACATGGTGGGAGGGGTCCAGGGGAACTGCACTTTGTGCTACAACCGCCTCCTCAACCAG ACCCAGAAACTCCCGGTGTCAGTGCTCGACTGGAGGATCAAG GTGCACTGCCGCCGCAGTCTGAGCAGTCAAGTTTTCCAGTCCAGTCAGTCGGTGATGAAAGAAACTAGTTCCTCTCTGGGAGTCAGCTGGAAG GTGGGCCTCAATGTTGCCGGAGTGGCTGGGGTCGCTATCGGAGGATCACACTCCACCTCATCAAATTTTGCAGAGAGTCGCAGCAAGAAGGACAAGTTCTCCTACACCACCCATGAATTCAAATGCGACTACTACAC CTTTCGTCTTCACTCCCGTCCTGAACTAAGCAAAGAGTTTGACGTTTCCCTCAAGAACCTTCCCTCCACCTACCACCATAAGAACACTTCGGCCTTCCAGCAATTCATCTCCGTCTACGGGACCCACTTCATCCGCAGAGTTCACCTCGGGGGCAGAGTGCACTCCATCACAGCTATCCGGACCTGTGAGGCTGCTATGAGCAAATTGTCCGTTCACGCAGTCAGCAACTGTCTTTCCGCCGAGGCCACTGCCACCATCAAAGGTATTAGTGTCAGTGCTGCCTCCAAGTTCTGTCGGGACAAGAGCAAGAGTCTTAAAACCGGCGCCACCTTCAGCCAGGCCTTCTCAGACCGGCGGACCGAGATTCTTGGAGGAGACGGAGGCATGGGCGACATTCTCTTTGACTCCAAAGGAGCTGCAGGGTACAAAAAGTGGCTCGCTTCCCTAAAGAGGGTCCCAGGTGTGGTGTCGTACCAGATCAGCCCCCTGCACATGCTG GTGAGAGACAATCCCATTCTGAGGTCCAGCCTGAGAGACGCCATCAGCGACTACATCCGCAAGAGTGCCAAACCACTCAGTTGCCCCGCTCGCTGTAGCGCTGGCAAAAGGAAGCAAAACTGTGCATGCCAGTGCCAGGGACACAGGATGGTCGACTCCAACTGCTGCCCTGGTGAGCTTGGCATAGGCCGCATGAACGTGACAGTCGTACGAGCTGTGGGCTTGTGGGGCGACTATTTCACCAAGACGGACGGATACGTTAGGGTCTTCTACGGTAATAACAAAGACGTTACACCAGTGATCTGGAACAACGACTTCCCCACTTGGAACTACCAGATCCGCTTTGAAACCGTCAACCTACGACACAGAAC ACCCATTAAATTTGAGGTGTGGGACCGGGACAGCGGCTGGGACGACGACAGGCTTGGGACGGTGACTCTCATCCCCACTGTGGGTCGAAACGTCAACAACAAGTTCAAGTTGAATCACGGCTGGCTATACGTCCGACACACTGCGGTGTGCGCCCCCAGCTTGCAGGGGTCGCTGTGTGAGCAGTACTACGCCACGCCAACCTACGAGGAGACGATGGGATACGTGAAAGACAAGGAGGACCACTGGGGATCAGGGAGTGTGTAG